The following are encoded together in the Parabacteroides chongii genome:
- a CDS encoding TIM-barrel domain-containing protein, which produces MNDTIRKMKQKKVLILALAFPLFSPLPMQAMQKADNVCMEMQQGKTIVGVKQINPTTVEVLFSDNQRVTYDFYGENIFRMFQDVNGGILRDPEAKPEAQILVDNPRRNLSPLTLKEDNNTISISTNRIRLELDKSTSLLKVINLVTDKVAFEEVKPVLYDKGKTILTLKENPGEYFYGGGVQNGRFSHKGKAIAIENQNSWTDGGVASPTPYYWSTNGYGFMWYTFKQGKYDFGAAEKGSVILSHDTDYLDAFCMVSDGAVPLLNDFYQLTGNPVLLPKFGFYQGHLNAYNRDYWVEDEKGILFEDGKRYKESQKDNGGIKESLNGEKNNYQFSARAVIDRYKNQDMPLGWLLPNDGYGAGYGQTETLDGNIQNLKSLADYAHKNGVEIGLWTQSDLHPKPEVSALLQRDIVKEVRDAGVRVLKTDVAWVGAGYSFGLNGVADVGHIMPYYGNDARPFIISLDGWAGTQRYAGIWSGDQTGGQWEYIRFHIPTYIGSGLSGQPNITSDMDGIFGGKNLAMNTRDFQWKTWTPMELNMDGWGANEKYPHALGEPATSINRWYLKLKSELMPYAYSIAKEAVDGKPMIRAMFLEYPNPYTYGKATEYQFMYGPYFLVAPIYQETQADEKGNDIRDGIYLPEGTWVDYFTGEKYAGNCVINNFASPLWKLPVFVKSGAIIPMTNPNNNVAEINKNLRIYEIYPDGYSSFTEYDDDGITQAYLKGEGVTTLIESEVGNKNNVTVTIQPATGYFNGFVKDKATELRFNVSEMPKKVAAKVGKDKVKLTEARSMDEYLKGENVYFYDATPNLNKFATKGSDFEKVTITKNPQLLVKLAATDITENTTTVTFEGYKFDMGDSHRVSTGTLTAPTAQVTEENREAYTLKPTWNKVTGADFYEIEFNDMLYTTIKNTELLFDGLNAETDYTFKIRSVNKDGYSDWASFGVKTKSNPLEFAIKGIRGEVTAEEQDGFEIFRLFDFAELGDMFHTKYRKNAIPFDMIIDLRTVNQLDKFHYLSRQDGGNGTMLRGFVSYSMDKENWTPVDSFKFERNGDVKIFEFKDKPKARYIKLNITEGVGNYGSGRELYVFKVPGTESYLPGDINNDKKIDSNDLTSYMNYTGLRKGDSDFDYVSAGDINQNGLIDAYDISVVATQLDGGIEEQGTEKVAGTIELSTPKQNYNKDEIVEVKVKGTDLKAVNALSFALPYDQQDYEFIGVEPLNLKAMENLTYDRLHTSGQKALYPTFVNLGDKETLEGTSDLFILKLKAKRKVKFNLKAIDGILVDQDLNMCKF; this is translated from the coding sequence ATGAATGACACTATTAGAAAAATGAAGCAAAAGAAAGTGCTCATACTCGCTCTTGCCTTTCCTTTGTTTTCACCATTACCCATGCAGGCCATGCAAAAAGCCGACAATGTATGTATGGAAATGCAGCAGGGTAAAACAATTGTCGGTGTAAAACAGATCAATCCCACGACAGTAGAAGTTCTGTTCTCCGACAATCAGAGAGTAACCTATGATTTTTACGGGGAAAACATCTTCAGAATGTTTCAGGATGTCAACGGCGGAATCCTCCGTGACCCGGAAGCCAAACCGGAAGCACAGATCCTGGTCGACAACCCCAGAAGAAACCTCTCTCCACTGACGCTGAAAGAAGATAACAACACTATTTCTATCAGCACTAATAGGATAAGACTGGAACTGGATAAAAGCACCTCCCTGCTGAAAGTAATCAATCTGGTTACTGACAAAGTAGCATTCGAGGAAGTAAAACCGGTTCTTTATGACAAAGGAAAAACAATCCTTACCTTGAAAGAAAATCCGGGTGAATACTTTTATGGCGGCGGTGTGCAGAACGGACGTTTCTCTCACAAAGGAAAAGCGATAGCCATCGAAAATCAGAACAGCTGGACAGACGGCGGAGTTGCCTCTCCTACTCCTTATTATTGGTCAACCAACGGTTACGGTTTCATGTGGTATACTTTCAAACAAGGTAAATATGATTTTGGTGCAGCTGAAAAAGGCAGCGTAATACTTTCTCATGATACCGATTATCTGGACGCATTCTGTATGGTCAGCGATGGTGCAGTGCCTCTGCTGAACGACTTCTACCAGCTGACAGGTAATCCCGTCTTATTGCCGAAGTTCGGTTTCTACCAGGGACATCTGAATGCCTACAACCGCGACTATTGGGTGGAAGACGAAAAGGGAATCCTGTTCGAAGACGGTAAACGTTATAAAGAAAGTCAAAAAGATAACGGTGGTATCAAAGAATCATTGAACGGAGAAAAGAATAACTACCAGTTCTCCGCCCGTGCCGTGATCGACCGCTATAAAAATCAGGATATGCCGCTTGGCTGGTTGTTACCTAACGACGGTTACGGTGCCGGATACGGACAGACGGAAACCCTGGACGGAAATATTCAAAACCTGAAGAGCCTGGCTGATTATGCCCATAAGAACGGTGTGGAAATCGGACTCTGGACACAATCGGACTTGCATCCGAAACCAGAAGTCAGTGCCCTGCTGCAGCGCGATATCGTAAAAGAGGTTCGTGATGCCGGTGTCCGTGTACTGAAAACAGACGTGGCATGGGTTGGTGCCGGTTATTCATTCGGCCTGAATGGTGTAGCCGATGTAGGCCACATCATGCCTTATTACGGAAATGACGCCCGTCCTTTCATTATCTCTTTGGACGGCTGGGCCGGAACACAACGATATGCCGGCATCTGGTCGGGCGACCAGACAGGCGGCCAGTGGGAATATATCCGCTTCCATATCCCGACATACATCGGTTCCGGATTGTCCGGGCAACCGAATATCACATCTGATATGGACGGTATCTTCGGTGGCAAAAACCTGGCGATGAATACCCGTGATTTCCAGTGGAAGACATGGACACCAATGGAGTTAAACATGGACGGCTGGGGGGCTAACGAGAAATATCCGCATGCCCTCGGCGAACCGGCTACCTCCATCAACCGCTGGTATCTGAAACTGAAGTCCGAACTGATGCCTTACGCCTACAGTATCGCTAAAGAAGCGGTGGACGGTAAGCCGATGATCCGTGCAATGTTCCTTGAATATCCGAATCCTTATACGTATGGTAAGGCAACAGAATACCAGTTCATGTACGGACCGTACTTCCTGGTGGCTCCTATCTACCAGGAAACACAGGCTGACGAGAAAGGAAATGATATCCGCGACGGAATCTATCTGCCCGAAGGTACCTGGGTTGACTATTTCACCGGAGAAAAATATGCAGGCAACTGTGTGATCAATAACTTCGCTTCTCCACTGTGGAAACTGCCGGTATTTGTAAAAAGCGGTGCTATCATCCCGATGACAAACCCGAACAACAACGTGGCGGAAATCAATAAGAATCTGCGTATCTACGAAATCTATCCGGATGGTTACAGTTCATTTACCGAATATGACGATGATGGTATCACACAGGCCTATCTGAAAGGTGAAGGTGTAACGACACTGATCGAATCGGAAGTGGGTAATAAGAATAACGTAACTGTCACGATCCAGCCGGCTACCGGATACTTCAACGGCTTTGTAAAAGATAAAGCGACAGAGCTGCGTTTCAATGTTTCCGAAATGCCGAAAAAAGTCGCAGCAAAAGTAGGCAAAGACAAAGTAAAACTGACAGAAGCCCGTTCTATGGACGAATATCTGAAAGGTGAAAACGTTTATTTCTACGACGCTACTCCTAACTTGAACAAGTTCGCCACGAAAGGAAGCGATTTTGAAAAGGTTACGATTACCAAAAATCCTCAGTTGCTGGTTAAACTAGCCGCCACGGATATTACGGAAAATACGACAACAGTTACTTTCGAAGGTTATAAATTCGATATGGGTGACAGCCACCGTGTTTCAACCGGAACCCTGACCGCTCCTACTGCACAGGTAACGGAAGAAAACAGGGAAGCCTACACATTGAAACCGACCTGGAATAAAGTGACAGGTGCTGACTTCTACGAAATCGAGTTCAACGATATGCTGTATACGACTATCAAGAATACAGAACTATTGTTTGACGGACTGAATGCTGAAACAGATTACACATTCAAGATCCGTTCGGTTAACAAAGACGGTTATTCTGACTGGGCTTCTTTCGGTGTAAAGACAAAATCCAACCCGCTTGAATTTGCCATTAAGGGTATCCGCGGTGAAGTGACGGCAGAAGAGCAGGACGGCTTTGAAATATTCCGTCTGTTCGACTTTGCAGAACTGGGTGATATGTTCCATACGAAATATCGCAAAAATGCTATACCGTTCGATATGATCATCGACCTGCGTACAGTCAACCAACTAGATAAGTTCCATTATCTGTCCCGTCAGGACGGCGGCAACGGTACTATGCTGAGAGGCTTCGTTTCTTATAGTATGGATAAAGAAAACTGGACACCGGTCGACTCCTTCAAGTTTGAACGCAACGGCGATGTGAAGATTTTCGAATTCAAGGATAAACCGAAAGCACGCTACATCAAGCTAAATATAACGGAAGGTGTAGGCAATTACGGTTCAGGACGCGAATTGTATGTATTCAAAGTTCCGGGAACAGAAAGCTATCTGCCGGGTGACATCAACAACGACAAGAAGATCGACAGCAACGACCTGACTTCTTACATGAACTATACCGGTCTGCGCAAAGGCGACAGCGATTTCGATTATGTAAGTGCAGGCGATATCAACCAGAACGGTTTGATCGATGCATATGATATTTCGGTTGTCGCAACCCAGCTGGATGGCGGTATCGAAGAACAGGGAACGGAAAAAGTAGCCGGAACAATCGAACTCAGTACTCCGAAGCAGAACTACAACAAAGACGAAATCGTTGAAGTAAAG
- a CDS encoding tetratricopeptide repeat-containing sensor histidine kinase, producing MNRLIIYLTIWVLGSLSVTITAQDSIPSVSKKSTKSAVMKLSTSLESGKSDELLASDYEELAKTLTVQGEYEKAENYLLNARKLYEKLKDKEKIARADREIGRIQETLGKIDAAILSYASAAHLSRNKEFRELNNNDVNRLKNISDPIAQSPYIKSNIKLLNASNKPEQQVDRVAAFHQMANVNLTMNNKEAALSNLNSILDEVKDKPVETIKVQREIAKVYAADSQKVKAIASLQQSYDMALKEGHTMEAKKSLEQLVDQYRKDNQPRKALDLYAGFIENLEPLVKSDSTLIDQKFFQAHEARIAQLEKERILKDELIRKKNTFNYVLIGSIVLILVFLIFTVKAWYSIRRKNKKIALQSLRREMNPHFIFNSLNSVNQFIAQNNELEANKYLSSYSRLMRNILENSNKDFTPLSTELEQLKEYLDLEHMRFSDKFVYEIDVDESLDPDHISIPNMLIQPQLENAVWHGLRYKESGGLLRLSVKSESNSLCVKIEDNGIGLKKSNELKTRHQKEHHSRGLTNTRERINLLNSLYNMHITIEITEKENSENGTGVIVLLRFPLIV from the coding sequence ATGAACAGACTGATCATATATCTGACAATATGGGTACTTGGTAGCCTTTCTGTGACTATAACAGCGCAGGATTCAATACCTTCTGTGTCGAAAAAAAGTACGAAAAGCGCCGTCATGAAACTATCCACTTCGCTTGAAAGTGGTAAATCGGATGAATTGCTAGCAAGTGATTATGAAGAACTGGCAAAGACACTGACCGTACAAGGAGAATATGAAAAAGCGGAAAACTACCTTCTCAATGCCAGAAAACTATATGAAAAGCTGAAAGATAAAGAGAAAATAGCCCGTGCAGACCGGGAGATCGGCCGCATCCAGGAGACATTGGGAAAGATAGATGCCGCCATTCTTAGTTACGCCAGTGCTGCTCATTTATCACGGAATAAAGAGTTCAGGGAGTTGAACAATAATGATGTCAATCGGTTAAAGAATATATCCGATCCGATAGCTCAATCACCTTATATCAAGAGCAATATAAAATTACTGAACGCCTCCAACAAGCCGGAACAGCAGGTGGACCGTGTCGCCGCTTTCCACCAGATGGCAAATGTAAACTTGACCATGAATAATAAGGAAGCCGCCCTAAGCAACTTAAACAGCATATTAGATGAAGTGAAAGACAAACCGGTGGAGACCATCAAAGTCCAACGGGAAATAGCCAAAGTCTATGCCGCCGACAGCCAAAAGGTTAAAGCAATAGCCTCCCTCCAGCAATCCTACGACATGGCATTAAAAGAAGGGCACACCATGGAAGCGAAGAAAAGCCTGGAACAGCTGGTCGATCAATACAGGAAAGACAACCAGCCCCGGAAAGCGCTGGACCTGTATGCCGGCTTTATAGAGAATCTGGAACCGCTGGTCAAGTCGGACAGCACACTGATCGATCAGAAATTCTTTCAGGCACACGAGGCACGGATCGCCCAGTTGGAGAAGGAACGTATTCTTAAAGATGAACTGATCAGAAAGAAAAACACATTCAACTATGTCCTGATCGGTTCGATTGTCTTGATCCTTGTCTTTCTCATATTCACGGTAAAAGCCTGGTATTCCATTCGCCGAAAAAACAAAAAGATCGCCCTTCAGTCGTTACGCCGTGAGATGAATCCCCATTTCATCTTCAACAGCTTGAATAGTGTAAATCAGTTCATAGCCCAAAACAATGAGCTGGAAGCAAACAAATACCTTTCCTCCTATTCCCGCTTGATGCGAAACATACTGGAAAACTCTAACAAAGATTTCACCCCTCTTTCGACGGAACTGGAACAGTTGAAAGAATACCTGGACCTGGAACACATGCGTTTCAGCGATAAGTTTGTCTATGAAATAGACGTGGACGAATCGCTCGACCCCGATCATATTTCCATTCCTAATATGCTGATACAACCGCAATTGGAAAATGCAGTATGGCACGGGCTACGCTATAAGGAATCCGGCGGATTATTACGCCTGTCCGTCAAATCGGAAAGTAACAGTCTTTGTGTCAAAATTGAAGACAACGGCATCGGCTTGAAAAAAAGTAACGAACTTAAAACCCGTCATCAGAAAGAACATCATTCACGCGGGCTGACCAATACCCGCGAACGGATCAACCTGTTGAATAGTTTGTACAATATGCACATAACAATCGAAATAACCGAAAAAGAAAACAGTGAAAACGGCACCGGTGTAATCGTCCTGCTTCGCTTCCCCCTTATTGTCTGA
- the htpG gene encoding molecular chaperone HtpG, whose amino-acid sequence MAKQGNIGVTSENIFPIIKKFLYSDHEIFLRELVSNAVDATQKLKTLASVGEFKGELGDLAVHVSFDDKIIKISDRGIGMTAEEIDKYINQIAFSGAEEFVEKYKNDAAAIIGHFGLGFYSSFMVSKKVEIVTKSYKEGAVPMKWSCDGTPEYTLEETQKDDRGTDIILYIDDENKDFLNKDKINGLLTKYCRFLPVPIAFGKKQEWKDGKYVDTDEDNIINEITPAWVRKPTDMTDEDYKKFYRDLYPMSEEPLFWIHLNVDYPFNLTGILYFPRIKSNLDLHRNKIQLYSNQVFVTDSVEGIVPEFLTLLHGVLDSPDIPLNVSRSYLQSDQNVKKISNHITKKVADRLEEIFKNDRPQFEEKWDSLKLFIQYGMLSDEKFYDRAAKFALLKDVDGKYYTFEEYKALVETNQTDKDGNLIYLYTTNVNDQYSYIQAAKDKAYSVLIMDGQLDVHAISQMEQKFEKTRFVRVDSDTIDNLIRKENVGQVTLDEDQKNALQEMFKSQLPKIEKTDFIVTFEALGENSNPVMLTQSEYMRRMREMSAMQPGMSFYGEMPDNYNLVLNTDHELVKKVLSDEEQNCEERLKPILADLKGWKARQSDLRDAQNNKKEEEITSEEKEDMTNTNHKIDELVSQRNAILAEYAAGNKLVSQLIDLALLANGMLKGEALSQFIKRSVQLIG is encoded by the coding sequence ATGGCTAAACAAGGAAACATAGGTGTTACAAGCGAGAACATCTTCCCTATCATTAAAAAGTTTTTGTATAGTGACCACGAAATCTTTCTTCGTGAATTAGTGTCAAATGCTGTCGATGCTACTCAGAAATTAAAAACACTGGCATCTGTCGGAGAATTCAAAGGCGAGCTGGGAGATTTGGCAGTCCATGTAAGTTTCGACGACAAGATCATCAAGATTTCCGACCGTGGTATCGGTATGACCGCTGAAGAGATCGACAAATATATTAACCAGATTGCTTTCTCTGGTGCTGAAGAGTTCGTAGAGAAATACAAGAATGATGCAGCAGCTATCATCGGACATTTCGGTCTGGGTTTCTATTCTTCTTTCATGGTTTCAAAGAAAGTGGAGATTGTCACCAAATCTTATAAAGAAGGTGCTGTTCCTATGAAATGGAGTTGCGACGGTACACCTGAGTATACATTGGAAGAAACACAAAAAGACGATCGCGGAACAGATATCATCCTGTATATCGATGATGAAAACAAAGACTTCCTGAATAAAGACAAGATCAACGGCTTGCTGACAAAATACTGCCGGTTCCTTCCGGTTCCTATTGCATTCGGTAAAAAACAGGAATGGAAAGACGGTAAATATGTCGATACTGACGAAGACAATATCATTAACGAGATCACACCGGCATGGGTTCGCAAACCGACCGATATGACCGATGAAGATTATAAGAAATTCTACCGTGACCTTTATCCTATGTCAGAAGAACCTCTGTTCTGGATTCATCTGAATGTAGACTATCCGTTCAACCTGACAGGTATCCTGTATTTCCCGCGTATCAAGAGCAATCTCGACCTGCATCGCAATAAGATACAGCTCTACAGTAACCAGGTGTTCGTAACCGACTCCGTAGAAGGTATCGTTCCTGAGTTCCTGACACTGTTGCATGGTGTACTTGATTCTCCGGACATTCCTCTGAACGTTTCCCGTTCTTATCTGCAGAGCGATCAGAATGTGAAGAAGATATCCAACCACATCACCAAGAAGGTGGCCGACCGCCTGGAAGAAATCTTCAAGAACGACCGTCCTCAGTTTGAAGAAAAATGGGATAGTCTGAAGTTATTCATCCAGTATGGTATGTTGAGCGACGAAAAGTTCTATGACCGTGCTGCCAAATTTGCTCTTCTGAAAGACGTGGACGGCAAATACTACACATTCGAAGAATACAAAGCACTGGTTGAAACGAATCAGACGGACAAGGACGGCAACCTGATCTACCTGTACACAACGAATGTAAACGACCAGTACAGTTATATCCAGGCTGCTAAAGATAAAGCATACAGCGTATTGATCATGGACGGTCAGCTGGATGTGCATGCCATCAGCCAGATGGAACAGAAGTTTGAAAAGACTCGTTTCGTCCGTGTAGACAGCGATACGATCGACAATCTGATCCGTAAAGAGAATGTTGGTCAGGTAACATTGGATGAAGATCAGAAGAATGCCTTGCAGGAAATGTTCAAGAGTCAGTTGCCGAAGATAGAAAAGACAGACTTTATCGTTACTTTCGAAGCATTGGGTGAAAATTCAAATCCTGTCATGCTGACACAGAGCGAATATATGCGCCGTATGCGTGAAATGTCTGCTATGCAGCCGGGTATGTCATTCTATGGCGAAATGCCTGACAACTACAACCTGGTACTGAATACGGATCACGAACTGGTTAAGAAAGTACTTTCGGACGAAGAACAGAACTGTGAAGAAAGGCTGAAACCGATCCTGGCAGATCTGAAAGGTTGGAAAGCTCGTCAATCAGATCTTCGTGATGCTCAAAACAACAAGAAAGAAGAAGAGATCACTTCTGAAGAAAAAGAAGACATGACGAATACGAATCATAAGATCGACGAACTGGTTTCACAGCGTAATGCCATCCTGGCCGAATATGCTGCTGGCAACAAGTTGGTCAGCCAGTTGATCGACCTGGCTCTGCTCGCCAACGGCATGCTGAAAGGCGAGGCATTAAGCCAGTTTATCAAACGTAGCGTCCAGTTGATCGGATAA
- the tnpB gene encoding IS66 family insertion sequence element accessory protein TnpB (TnpB, as the term is used for proteins encoded by IS66 family insertion elements, is considered an accessory protein, since TnpC, encoded by a neighboring gene, is a DDE family transposase.) translates to MWGLEQGLRLWVCPSPVSMRYGIRGLTQKVWSWKGHSPASGDVYVFFSRDRKTMKALRWDGDGFLMYTKRLSQGHFREVAKKMIRVFAGFSGTIFIC, encoded by the coding sequence ATGTGGGGGCTTGAACAGGGTTTGCGATTATGGGTATGCCCATCTCCGGTATCAATGCGTTATGGTATACGCGGACTGACACAAAAGGTGTGGTCATGGAAAGGCCATTCACCTGCCTCAGGTGATGTTTATGTGTTTTTCTCACGTGACCGCAAGACCATGAAGGCTTTAAGATGGGATGGCGATGGATTTTTAATGTACACTAAAAGATTGTCGCAAGGGCATTTCAGAGAAGTCGCCAAAAAGATGATACGAGTGTTCGCCGGCTTCAGTGGGACGATTTTTATATGTTGA
- a CDS encoding vWA domain-containing protein, whose translation MKRIILLCILFTALTTAIGCMLEARNTTASAEPACTPVVNEVSAKKTKIQVAILLDTSGSMQGLIEQAKSRLWNIVNTLTTLKYNGEAPDIEIALYEYGSYKRYDGDYIRRITPLTADLDLISKELFALTTNGSEEYCGTVIQRAVNELEWGNSKADMKLIYIAGNEEFTQGNISYKTAIANALKKDIFVNTIHCGSEDVGIGDFWQDAALRGNGKFFNIDANATVRAIKTPFDPQIILCNEKLNDTYIGYGIVGKERKMNQTVQDRNAGSISSANYTERAVSKSKAVYKNTSWDLVDKVKEDKDALSRIKKEELPEELRNKSPEELKTFIKQKEEERTLIQKEINELAVKRQIYIDEQLKKEGENKGDDLGKAITESVLAVAKIKGYTAE comes from the coding sequence ATGAAAAGAATTATTCTACTATGCATCTTATTTACTGCATTGACAACGGCCATAGGCTGTATGTTGGAGGCGAGAAACACGACGGCATCGGCAGAGCCAGCCTGTACTCCGGTTGTAAATGAAGTGTCTGCCAAAAAGACAAAAATACAAGTGGCTATCCTGTTGGATACTTCCGGCAGTATGCAGGGATTAATTGAACAGGCTAAGTCCCGTTTGTGGAATATCGTGAATACACTCACCACGCTGAAATATAATGGTGAAGCGCCGGATATTGAAATAGCGTTATATGAATATGGCAGTTATAAACGGTATGATGGCGATTATATACGCCGGATCACTCCTTTGACAGCGGATCTTGATCTGATCTCGAAAGAGCTGTTTGCTTTGACGACCAACGGTAGTGAGGAATATTGCGGTACGGTTATCCAACGTGCTGTGAATGAATTGGAGTGGGGGAATAGTAAGGCTGATATGAAGCTGATCTATATAGCTGGAAATGAAGAGTTCACCCAGGGAAATATTTCCTATAAAACGGCAATAGCCAATGCACTTAAAAAAGATATTTTTGTTAATACGATCCATTGTGGCAGTGAAGATGTCGGTATAGGTGATTTCTGGCAGGATGCAGCATTAAGGGGTAATGGCAAGTTTTTCAATATAGATGCGAACGCAACGGTCAGAGCGATCAAAACACCTTTCGATCCGCAGATCATTTTATGCAATGAAAAGCTGAATGACACGTATATCGGTTATGGTATAGTTGGAAAAGAACGTAAAATGAATCAGACCGTTCAGGATAGAAATGCCGGTTCTATTTCTTCTGCCAACTATACGGAACGGGCTGTCAGTAAATCCAAAGCTGTTTATAAAAACACTTCCTGGGACCTGGTCGATAAGGTGAAAGAAGACAAAGATGCTTTGTCACGTATAAAAAAAGAGGAGTTACCAGAGGAATTACGGAACAAATCTCCGGAAGAACTGAAAACATTCATCAAGCAGAAAGAGGAGGAGAGAACTTTAATTCAGAAAGAAATCAATGAATTGGCTGTTAAACGTCAGATTTATATAGATGAACAACTGAAAAAGGAAGGAGAAAACAAAGGGGATGATCTGGGAAAGGCTATTACGGAATCCGTTCTTGCCGTAGCAAAAATAAAAGGATATACGGCTGAATAA
- the tnpC gene encoding IS66 family transposase: protein MVKGKGAELSKEKAARKAVQRLQGSSSEMQAKPIEAVAGQTEQKPQRKRTNNGAKRKTHPECKVEIIEVEPDTPDFRAELATFIGTCEVVRYEMIPTRFIKKIYKIKKYVQDDKVFKGMAPVAPLFNSQYTASFIAGLAELRYLHGMPLENAVEYFRAHGFDLDKGTAQKLVSKTKVQLENLYKALAKAILDDNYICGDETYQKVRLQVATPSGKKIKKGYIWVFVGMTTGLVFFFYDDGSRSAEVFERQIKGFKGAFQCDYYSGYRNIGIGEMTGIKRLPCLQHIKRKFLDIKDNSQAQEIAKLFGLLYHFEHMHRIGKDGWTENTHIQWRQRYSKVILEKIYMRLIAVKDRTGIPPDDPLLAATNHALKQWHEIPLIFASPTYRLDNNEVERINRYISLTRRRLTIGSHTGAEAAIVSLVGNNMSPMWSLCV from the coding sequence GTGGTCAAAGGAAAAGGTGCAGAACTAAGCAAAGAGAAGGCTGCACGTAAAGCGGTGCAGCGTTTACAAGGTTCATCCTCTGAAATGCAGGCAAAACCGATAGAAGCTGTTGCCGGGCAGACAGAGCAGAAGCCTCAAAGAAAACGGACTAATAATGGTGCTAAAAGAAAAACTCATCCGGAGTGTAAGGTTGAAATTATCGAGGTTGAGCCTGACACTCCTGACTTCAGAGCTGAGTTGGCTACATTTATCGGAACATGTGAGGTGGTACGGTATGAAATGATACCAACACGCTTTATCAAGAAAATATACAAGATAAAGAAGTATGTTCAGGATGACAAGGTCTTCAAAGGAATGGCACCTGTAGCGCCTCTTTTCAACTCTCAGTATACGGCATCTTTTATAGCCGGACTCGCGGAACTGCGCTATCTACATGGAATGCCACTTGAGAATGCAGTCGAATACTTCCGTGCACACGGCTTTGATCTTGACAAGGGTACCGCACAGAAACTTGTCAGCAAGACAAAGGTGCAACTGGAAAATCTGTATAAGGCTCTTGCTAAAGCCATACTTGATGACAATTATATCTGTGGTGATGAAACATATCAAAAAGTGCGACTTCAGGTAGCTACTCCATCGGGAAAGAAAATCAAAAAAGGATATATATGGGTATTCGTCGGTATGACCACAGGTCTTGTTTTCTTCTTTTATGATGACGGCTCACGCAGTGCTGAGGTGTTTGAACGCCAGATTAAGGGCTTCAAAGGAGCCTTTCAATGCGATTATTACTCTGGCTATCGCAATATCGGCATCGGTGAGATGACCGGAATAAAACGACTGCCATGTCTTCAGCATATAAAGCGCAAGTTTCTTGATATAAAGGATAATAGTCAAGCTCAGGAAATAGCAAAACTCTTTGGTTTGCTGTATCACTTTGAGCACATGCATCGCATCGGTAAAGATGGATGGACAGAGAACACACACATTCAGTGGAGACAGCGATACTCAAAGGTGATACTTGAGAAAATCTACATGAGGCTAATTGCTGTAAAAGACCGTACTGGCATACCACCCGATGACCCTTTGCTCGCAGCTACTAATCACGCTCTTAAACAATGGCATGAGATACCGTTGATTTTTGCATCACCGACATATCGACTTGACAACAATGAAGTGGAGCGGATCAATCGCTACATATCCCTGACGCGCCGCAGGCTTACAATAGGCTCCCACACAGGAGCCGAAGCTGCCATTGTATCACTCGTTGGCAATAACATGTCACCGATGTGGAGTTTATGTGTTTGA